From a single Balneolales bacterium ANBcel1 genomic region:
- a CDS encoding TonB family protein, which translates to MSIKGTIHCHYVLLSVIACLIAAGCATQPDAVRVLHKTMLPAHTGDESQGQINLEVLFLLNEEGEVTNLRLLNTSGDAVWDRAAVDSLRKWTFTKPPAGKSEYLFKSRIAVRIESPAGVPGPSELWGPAAKVGLLWAETEDLAAALYQQLEDGASFHSVMTYIGQTGSDSMEARILDTFPVNRYPKNVTEAVRNLSSGEYTRPMAVRDGYVIVTFLQNSQGTVLMHHRDI; encoded by the coding sequence ATGTCAATTAAGGGTACCATCCATTGCCATTACGTGTTGCTTTCCGTGATTGCCTGCCTGATTGCGGCAGGATGCGCTACACAACCGGATGCGGTTCGTGTATTGCACAAGACCATGCTGCCTGCCCATACAGGTGATGAAAGCCAGGGACAAATCAATCTTGAAGTACTGTTTTTATTGAATGAGGAAGGGGAAGTGACCAACCTTCGACTGCTCAATACAAGCGGCGATGCGGTGTGGGACCGTGCGGCAGTGGACTCCCTGCGGAAATGGACTTTTACCAAGCCCCCGGCCGGCAAGTCCGAGTATCTGTTCAAGAGCAGGATAGCCGTTCGCATCGAGTCCCCTGCCGGGGTTCCCGGGCCATCTGAGCTGTGGGGACCGGCGGCAAAAGTCGGATTGCTTTGGGCAGAAACGGAGGATCTGGCTGCAGCTTTGTATCAGCAGCTTGAAGACGGAGCGTCATTCCATAGCGTAATGACCTATATCGGGCAAACCGGCTCCGACTCCATGGAAGCCCGGATACTGGATACCTTTCCAGTTAACCGGTACCCGAAAAATGTCACAGAAGCGGTACGAAACCTCTCCAGCGGCGAGTACACACGGCCGATGGCGGTTCGTGACGGATATGTTATTGTCACATTCCTGCAAAACAGTCAGGGTACCGTTCTGATGCATCATCGCGACATCTGA